A region of Ovis canadensis isolate MfBH-ARS-UI-01 breed Bighorn chromosome 19, ARS-UI_OviCan_v2, whole genome shotgun sequence DNA encodes the following proteins:
- the HIGD1A gene encoding HIG1 domain family member 1A, mitochondrial, with protein sequence MSSDTDISLSSYDEDQGSKLIRKAREAPFVPIGMAGFAAIVAYGLYRLKSRGNTKMSVHLIHMRVAAQGFVVGAMTLGMGYSLYQEFWGKPKP encoded by the exons ATGTCAAGCGACacagatatttctctttcttcatatGATGAAGATCAGGGATCTAAACTTATCCGAAAAGCTAGAGAGGCACCATTTGTCCCCATTG GAATGGCAGGTTTTGCAGCGATTGTTGCATATGGATTATATAGATTGAAGAGCAGGGGAAATACTAAAATGTCTGTTCACCTGATCCACATGCGTGTGGCAGCCCAAGGCTTTGTTGTGGGAGCCATGACCCTTG gtATGGGCTATTCCCTGTATCAAGAATTCTGGGGAAAACCTAAACCTTAG